From a single Bacillus sp. NEB1478 genomic region:
- a CDS encoding deoxyribonuclease IV, giving the protein MVKIGSHVSMSGKKMLLAASEEAVSYGANTFMIYTGAPQNTRRKKIEDLNIEAGTKHMLENGITDIIVHAPYIINIGNAVKPETFQLGVDFLRSEIERTGALGAKQIVLHPGAHVGEGSEAGIKKIIEGLNEVLTKEQDVQIALETMAGKGSECGRSFEELAQIIEGVTLNEKLSVCFDTCHTHDAGYDIVNDFDGVLNQFDKTIGIDRIKVFHINDSKNICGASKDRHENIGFGHIGFDALNYIVHHKQFKDIPKILETPYVGTDKNNKKAPYQLEIEMIKRKEFDAELQNKLLS; this is encoded by the coding sequence ATGGTTAAAATTGGTTCACATGTTTCAATGAGCGGCAAAAAAATGCTTTTGGCTGCGAGTGAAGAAGCTGTTTCATATGGTGCGAATACTTTTATGATCTATACAGGTGCACCTCAAAACACTAGACGTAAGAAAATAGAGGACCTGAATATTGAAGCGGGCACTAAGCATATGCTCGAAAACGGTATAACCGATATCATTGTTCATGCTCCTTATATTATTAATATTGGTAATGCCGTTAAGCCTGAGACTTTTCAGCTGGGTGTAGATTTTTTAAGAAGTGAAATTGAACGTACTGGTGCTTTAGGGGCTAAGCAAATTGTTCTTCATCCTGGTGCACATGTTGGCGAAGGCAGTGAAGCAGGAATTAAAAAAATTATTGAAGGTTTAAATGAAGTTCTTACGAAAGAACAAGACGTTCAAATTGCATTGGAAACTATGGCAGGTAAAGGTTCGGAGTGCGGGAGATCTTTCGAAGAATTAGCACAGATCATCGAGGGTGTAACTCTTAATGAAAAACTGTCTGTATGTTTTGATACTTGTCATACTCATGATGCAGGGTATGATATTGTTAACGATTTTGATGGGGTATTAAATCAATTCGATAAAACGATCGGTATTGACAGAATCAAGGTTTTTCATATTAATGACAGTAAAAATATTTGCGGAGCATCAAAAGATAGACATGAAAATATTGGTTTTGGCCATATCGGTTTTGACGCTTTAAATTATATTGTTCATCATAAGCAGTTCAAAGACATACCCAAAATTTTAGAAACTCCTTATGTTGGAACGGACAAGAATAATAAAAAAGCTCCATATCAATTAGAAATTGAAATGATTAAACGAAAAGAATTTGATGCAGAACTTCAAAACAAATTGTTGTCTTAA
- a CDS encoding NCS2 family permease encodes MKQNFVSIKKEVLAGLTSFFTIAYIIIVNPLILADAGMPYEGVVIATILTSVVGCLIMGLYANAPIILTPGMGVNAFFTYTIVQGMNLSWQEALAAVVISGILFMITASTPLKDILSRSIPQSLKHSITVGIGLFLTFIGLQKGGIIEASSATFVKLGHLNNPDAILTIVGLVLTLTLFARNVKGSFLIGIAVTTIVGFLMGHKQQVTGMSDGFSLKPFGELLFAFDLSGITELSFWIATFSLTMIITFENMGLLYGLLPDQEKFPKAFQANAASSIVSGLFGTSPTISTVESASGITEGGRTGITSITVAILFLGTLFAAPYIAYIPDGAIAPVLIIIGGLMVQQIQHIPLADFTEMFPSFLIIALIPLTYSIVDGLAFGFIAYPLIKWVTGQKKQVPVTMYVIAFLFFMNFVLHTIV; translated from the coding sequence ACATCGTTCTTTACAATCGCTTATATTATTATCGTTAATCCATTAATATTAGCAGATGCTGGCATGCCGTATGAAGGTGTTGTAATTGCAACGATTTTAACTTCTGTTGTTGGATGTTTAATAATGGGACTTTATGCAAATGCTCCTATCATTTTAACACCAGGTATGGGAGTTAATGCATTTTTTACCTATACGATTGTTCAAGGAATGAATTTAAGCTGGCAGGAAGCTCTTGCTGCAGTAGTCATTTCAGGAATATTATTTATGATCACTGCTTCAACACCGCTGAAAGATATACTATCAAGAAGCATACCTCAGTCTTTGAAGCATAGTATTACTGTCGGTATCGGATTGTTTTTAACATTTATCGGACTTCAGAAAGGCGGTATTATTGAAGCAAGTTCTGCGACCTTTGTTAAGTTAGGGCATCTCAATAATCCAGATGCAATTTTAACAATTGTCGGGCTTGTTTTGACACTGACTTTGTTTGCAAGAAATGTTAAGGGCAGTTTTCTTATTGGTATTGCTGTAACAACAATTGTTGGATTCTTGATGGGTCACAAACAGCAAGTAACAGGAATGTCTGACGGGTTTTCATTAAAACCTTTTGGTGAGCTTCTGTTTGCTTTCGATTTATCAGGAATTACTGAACTTTCATTCTGGATTGCAACTTTTTCACTTACAATGATTATTACCTTTGAAAATATGGGTTTATTGTATGGTTTGCTTCCCGATCAAGAAAAATTTCCAAAAGCATTTCAAGCAAATGCTGCATCATCAATCGTATCTGGATTATTTGGAACAAGTCCAACAATCTCGACGGTCGAGAGTGCATCGGGAATAACTGAAGGCGGAAGAACAGGTATCACGAGTATCACCGTTGCTATTTTATTCCTTGGAACGCTGTTTGCAGCACCGTATATTGCTTATATTCCTGATGGAGCCATCGCGCCTGTATTAATAATCATCGGCGGATTGATGGTTCAGCAAATTCAGCACATTCCTTTAGCTGATTTTACTGAAATGTTTCCATCATTTCTCATAATCGCATTAATACCGTTAACATACAGTATTGTTGATGGACTTGCGTTCGGGTTTATTGCTTATCCATTGATAAAGTGGGTAACAGGACAAAAGAAACAAGTCCCAGTTACGATGTATGTAATAGCTTTCTTGTTTTTTATGAACTTTGTACTTCATACAATTGTATAA
- a CDS encoding DUF2624 family protein, with protein sequence MNPIIAHFVNQKLNSISPKELISLAAQYQLPITQREAEQIVAILRRQTIDINNQTQRKQIIATIAKEVSPEKANYIQYLIQTYIDR encoded by the coding sequence ATGAATCCAATTATCGCCCATTTCGTAAATCAAAAATTGAATTCAATAAGCCCGAAGGAATTGATTTCACTTGCTGCACAATACCAGCTTCCGATTACTCAAAGAGAAGCAGAACAGATTGTAGCTATCCTACGAAGGCAGACAATTGACATTAACAATCAAACTCAGCGCAAACAAATAATCGCAACAATCGCAAAAGAAGTTAGTCCTGAAAAAGCGAATTATATTCAATACTTAATCCAAACGTATATTGACAGATAG
- a CDS encoding DEAD/DEAH box helicase, producing MKTPFERLKINESLQDALMKIGFKKPTDIQERVIPGIINGQDMIGQSQTGSGKTFAFLLPLMHRIDNNKDEVQAVITAPTRELAQQIYNEFLKISEQMPEEAQIRAKAIVGGTDRKRMAEKLKSVPQLVIGTPGRINDLVKAQELVVYTANMLVVDEADQMLDMGFIEDVDHIASRMANELQMMVFSATVPEKLQPFLKKYMKNPKHVHVEPQHVTAKDIKHVLLETKHKDKLTMLIKTAKDFNPFFAIIFANTKKTVDEIADAMAGEGLSVERLHGDIPPRTRKNIMKRVQKAEFQFLVATDLAARGIDIKGVSHIINYEFPKDLDFYIHRAGRTGRAGMSGICASLFEPTDQHAVQKLKEKKISFQFEQYKNGEWVAVKQREKTSTKPQDSVYVPKPRKVKPGYKKKIDEQKKKLMKKSRRNQK from the coding sequence ATGAAAACTCCGTTCGAACGGTTAAAAATAAATGAATCATTGCAAGATGCTCTAATGAAAATAGGATTTAAAAAACCAACAGATATTCAGGAACGTGTAATTCCTGGAATTATTAATGGACAGGATATGATCGGGCAATCTCAAACTGGTTCAGGAAAGACGTTTGCTTTCTTACTTCCTCTTATGCATAGAATTGATAACAACAAAGATGAAGTACAAGCAGTGATCACAGCTCCAACTAGAGAATTGGCTCAACAAATCTATAATGAGTTTTTGAAGATTTCAGAACAGATGCCTGAAGAAGCACAAATCCGTGCTAAAGCAATCGTAGGCGGTACGGATAGAAAGAGAATGGCTGAAAAACTTAAATCAGTACCTCAGCTTGTTATTGGTACTCCTGGACGGATTAATGATCTTGTAAAAGCACAAGAACTAGTTGTTTACACTGCTAATATGCTTGTTGTTGATGAAGCAGATCAAATGCTCGATATGGGCTTTATTGAAGATGTAGACCATATTGCATCCAGAATGGCGAACGAACTGCAAATGATGGTATTTTCAGCAACTGTTCCTGAAAAGCTGCAGCCTTTCTTGAAAAAATATATGAAGAATCCTAAACATGTTCATGTTGAGCCCCAACATGTTACAGCTAAAGATATTAAGCATGTTCTACTTGAAACGAAGCACAAAGATAAATTAACGATGCTGATTAAAACAGCAAAAGATTTTAATCCGTTTTTTGCTATCATTTTTGCGAATACGAAAAAAACAGTCGATGAAATCGCTGACGCTATGGCTGGTGAAGGGCTGAGCGTAGAACGTTTGCATGGAGATATTCCGCCTCGAACAAGAAAAAACATTATGAAACGTGTTCAAAAAGCAGAATTTCAATTTCTAGTTGCTACTGATCTTGCAGCTAGAGGTATCGACATAAAAGGTGTTAGCCATATTATTAATTACGAATTCCCGAAAGACCTCGACTTCTATATCCATCGTGCAGGAAGAACAGGCCGGGCTGGAATGTCGGGAATATGCGCATCTTTATTTGAACCAACAGACCAGCATGCTGTTCAAAAGCTAAAAGAAAAAAAGATTAGCTTTCAGTTTGAACAATATAAAAACGGTGAGTGGGTTGCTGTTAAGCAGAGAGAAAAGACAAGTACCAAACCACAAGACAGTGTTTATGTTCCTAAGCCAAGAAAGGTGAAACCGGGATATAAAAAGAAAATTGACGAACAAAAGAAAAAATTAATGAAGAAGAGTAGAAGAAATCAGAAATAA